CGGCTTAGTTTTGAATATGTTACAAATCAAGATCACACAAAGGTTTAAGCAATGGAGCATTCCATTTTGAAGACTTGTTTTGGAGAGAAAAGAAAGTCTCAAtgcaataaaagatttttataaatcaataaaacaggAGCACTATGAAcaagttgttattttttctgtCATATTATATTTTGAGGTCAAATTACAGTTTTAAATGGGCTATGTTATATACATGCTTTGCttgttgaaatattactgattgaattctttcAAAAcaggtgaacatttgtataggaAGCACattaaaaatttgtgaaaaaactttataatatgttttaaaatctcaAATCTctaatttgtaatatttatattttttcttgaaaaatatataaatatcccCTTTTGTAAAAATTTTCAGAGGCGATCAGTATCATGAATCAAAATAATGCAAAAAGAAAATCTTGCTTACAGGTTTACTCCTAGAAGTTTCAAAACTTCAACACAGTGAAAATAACAGCTTAACATTTAGGCAATGCAAAGTTATTGCTGAAATAAGTTTCagtaaactagaggctccaaagagcctgtgtcgctcaccttggtctatgtgaatgaagcagatggattcatgacaaaattgtgttttggtgatggtgatgtgtttgtaaatcttactttactagtcttgctgcttacatttatctctatctataatgaacttggcccagtagtttcagtggaaaatgttaataaaaatttacaaattttatgaaaattgttaaaaattgactataaaggacaataactccttagggggtcaattgacaatttcggtcatgttgacttatttgtaaatcttactttgctgaacataattgctgtttacagtttatctctatctataataaaatttaagataataaccaaaaacagcaaaatttccttaaaattaccgattcaggggcagttgtcaaatttaactgaaaattatagggcagatggatcttgatctgattaattttaccccgtgttggatttgctctaaatgctttggtttttgagttataagccaaaaactgcattttacccctatgttctatttttagctgtggcggccatcttgatttgatagtcgggtcatcggacacatttttaaaacaagataccccaaagatgatgattgccaagtctggattaatttggcccagtagtttcagaggagaagattttttgtaaaagataactaagatttacgaaaaatggttaaaaattgactataaagggcaataactcctaaacgggtcaactgaccatttcggtcatgttgacttatttgtaaatcctactttacttaacattattgctgtttacagtttatctctatctataataatattcaagataataaccaaaaactgcaaaatttccacaaaaattaccaattcaggggcagcaacccaacaacgggttgaccgattcatctgaaaatttcagggcagatagatcttgacctgataaacatttttacccctgtcaaatttcctttaaatgctttggtttttgagttataagccaaaaactgcattttacccctatgttctatttttagccgtggcggccatcttggttggttgaccgggtcacgccacacattttttaaactagataccccaatgatgattgtggccaagtttggttgaatttggcccagtagtttcagaggagaagatttttgtaaaagattactaagatttacgaaaaatggttaaaaatttactataaagggcaataactcctaaacgggtcaactgaccatttcggtcctgttgacttatttgtaaatcctactttactaaacattattgctctttacagtttatctctatctataataatattcaagataataaccaaaaactgcaaaatttccacaaaattaccaattcaggggcagcaacccaacaacgggttgaccgattcatctgaaaatttcagggcagatagatcttgacctgataaacatttttaccccatgtcagatttcctctaaatgctttggtttttgagttataagccaaaaactgcattttacccctatgttctatttttagccttggcggccatcttggttggttgaccgggtcacgccacacattttttaaactagataccccaatgatgattgtggccaagtttggttcaatttggcccagtagtttcagaggagaagatttttgtaaaagttaacgacgacggacgacggacgacggacgacggacgcaaagtgatgggaaaagctgaCTTgtcccttcgggccaggtgagctaaaaagaggAACAGATTGATTATGCTGCATACAAATCCATTAGGGAATTTATGTTCAAAAGTTGGAAAATCAGATCTATGTACTGGTATATTTGAAGCAAAAGGCTTTAAAATGAATGGCCAAAAGACCTTTTTATAAACCTTCATTGGTTTAGTCAAGCAAAGTGGTTAACCTTTTAACATTtggtatgtgcctgtccaattTAGAAATCCTGTGATGTGGATGTGGTTgtttgtgatatatatttttttattttattgcaacaaAAACCCATCGAAAAATtggggggtgatctcaggtgctctaaAAGGGTAGACAGTAAGAGGATTGGGTACACATGTAAGTAAAAATGCCGTACACATCAATCAGATCATCCAACataacatctttttattttaaaagcattttattGGTTAAACATATCATAATGCAAGGAAAATTCTCCTTTTTCTCTGGTCTTTAATATAGTTCTCCATTTTTTCATATCCTGTTTCTGGCGGTGGATAGTAATGCTTGGGTGGTTTCCCTTCTCGTAATCGTAGAAAGTAATGAACATAACGATATCGGACTCTAGATCCACGACCTCGACCCATGATACGAAAGCCTTTTACTATTGCAGACTGTTTCATAAAAGAATCCTCTGAAAAGAAAGATGGAAAAAGGATTAATGATTTACAATGCATGAAATTTTCACAAttcatgttttcattttgtttccaATATTTTGTagtcaatatttttaaatcattaattttacatttatcaattCAGACTGGAAAAAGTGATCTAAGCAAAGTTTTTTTTAGGGGAAAGTGACccaataattatcaaaataactGTTATTTTTGGGGAAAATCAATATGGAGCATCATTCATTTATTGTTCCTTATTTTCCATCCAAAAGCAaaaaacagtaaacaaaaatttgCCAAGTAGAGgtcaatgtaaaaataataagatgtgttataattgacaatgagacagcTTTTCACCAAAGTTAAAATGGAGTGGATGTTAGCAATTGTAGGcaaatgtacagccttcaataatgagaaaaactcatgcAATATAGTATGCTATAAAAGATACTagcatgaataaaaaatatgcaagtgttcggtaaacaggaagttgtcaagtgatcaatctgaaaacgcatcacacggtatagctggcttagataaaccctgaaaccaaatttcagaaatccttgtacattttgtattgtagttcctgagaaaaatgcaaagaaaaatattcatgggacggacagactgactgacggactgacagaggtaaaacagtataccccccctttttaaaagcggggttataaatatgaaacattTCAGAAATTCAGGGTTTTCCTCAGAACTTCTTAAACCATCCTAATAAATATATGGAAATCATGAAATACCTAGAAAATATAGCATCACATTTAGAGGGAATATCCCTCATTTGCACTCTTTGGATCCACAATTAGTTCAATGTACTGTAAATTCGGAAATAATtggaattttgttatttaagactaaaatgcgtttttaattattgtgaaattgagaaaaatcctgttaaattatatattttttttatcaaaatgcgACTTTGAATTATTGTGATAATAACTCTGTCaaattttttcacaataatttctgaatttacagaaattGTGGTAAAAATCATTATACACCAAATCACATAACCAAATggcaatattttattgtaaagtcCACATTGAATGATCACTTCAATATgtcaaaaattatatataatccctttttttttttttttttaactttgtttgtcaataaaaaatggtgttactgttttttaaaaatagaaaatgcttAGTCTGATGCACATGTACCAAAAAGcctttattttgacaaaaagaaaTAACTTAAAGTTTTCAGGAAAGCTACCCTAGATTTGGACCATCAGAAATACTTGGTTAACTTAAATATAGTATACTTACCAACCCACAGATTTGATTTAAACTCTACATTGTGATCCTTGACAGCAATTTCCTGGCATTCTTCTATTgtctaataaaaacaaaagtagtTATTTCAATTCAACTAAATGTAGGtttgattaaaattatttttgggTCTATTCCAACATACTTTCTTATGGGTATTTTCATATAATTCCATTTTGATTCCTGATAGGTGCTTTTGCTTCATATAAGGGTCTGGATAGACTccccattttttaattttttttaggcaAATTGTCTCTTTTCAAGTCAGCACCCTattattctgtattctttaattgTGTTTGCCTTAATATTCTCCCCTATTGCTATATTCCCGCCTATGCCAATTTTTCTccactatgtttttttttcatggacATGTTTTAGCTGCATCCATacttttatctatttattttaattaaggaatgactgtaatattttttctgtctatgaagaaataacataaaatatttggtgcacactgaataacgtgtgtagcgggttatttaacagtgtcaccacattttctatgttatttcGAAATTATATCTATGGTCtcattacatccaaaattaaattataagaatataacaaaCATGCAAAAACCTATGACATTGTAATTTTACCCAGTAATTCCATTatctataaattattaatttcaaaattttgttaacttcattttcatttaaagaataaaaaaaaggaatgtgTCTGAGGACGACAATTCCCTGATAAAGCATTGCAAATTTCCAAGTCAAAAAGCGAAAATGGTAAATAACTCATTGCCCAAATTTGATTTCTGAAGTTGAACGCTGTGTGTTGTGGTTCTTAGCATTGTGTATGGATTACATTAAAACATGTGGCTAACTtaaggggtaaattcagtaaataaatatacgtcatcagggaccgcccatttaggggagagctttctgtataacactgaagttatatgctcttctgattggcagataatgtttgtaataaatattttttggtagatggatcaaaactgaattgaaaaaaaaaaatatatgctgaatgtactattttttccccttcagggttgaaaaggaatgggggtcagtataggaattcagtgtgaatctacattgtttgtaaaaaaggccatgtgaatgcccaaaaatgccacatgaccctatgtttttattgttgcaaaagatagggctacatttgtactttcatgaatgatatatgaaagatttaaatttctaaaggtaaatcaggtataaatttattgccacacatagattagcattaaagtcaatgggagatttttaaCTGAATTTACCCCTTAAGCTAGAGTGCTGAAACAAAAGTGGGACGATGGAAAGAAAGAAGGAAAGAAAGACAGAAGGACAGAAGGACAGAAAGACAGAAGGACAGAAAGACAGAAGGACAGAAAGACAAGGACAGAAAGACAGAAGGACAGAAGGACAGAAAGACAAGGACAGAAAGGCAGAAAGACAGGAAGGACAGAAAGACAGACGGACAGAAAGACAGAAAGACAGAAAGACAGAAGGACAGAAAGACAGGACAGAAAGACAGAAAGACAGAAAGAATCATCAAAACAAAGTtcatagtttaaaacaaaatacactgCATACCTCTTTAATGATGTGTGCCCCTTTGTGCTTTTGAAATGATAACTGTTTGATAGCCTCATCTACTGACATACCACGaatctgaaataaatatatgaaaacagaATATGATATTTGAGGTATAACTTATAGAATATGAtacttgaaatttaaattactgattacataatatgtatttttattggTTCATATATTAATTGTTAACCTTTCTTTATGGTCAAtttctaaaaacaattttacataacacaattaaaacaaacaccACAAGATACTGTGGACTCACATATATTTAGGCAGATAACAATTTTCTTGAATTGAGGATAACTaccattttcgtggatattcaattttatgtaattttatgttttgacaAAGTTTGCACACATTCCTTCagaaattttttaattcattgaacattttaatttgtggttctcctgtacccgCACAATCCATGAAAAAGTGGAAGGCAACACATAAtactaaactagaggctctcaagagcctgtgtcgctcacctgttaatGTGTTTACTGATGTCGGCCATCTTCGTTGGTAGGaggggtcattagacacttttaaaaaaaatagataccctagtattatgattgtggccaagtttggttacatttggccaagtagttttagttttcaagttacaaaaatgacaaaaagttcttaaatattgactataaagggcaataactccttatggggtcctctaacaattttgatcatgctgacttatttgtagatcttactttgctaaacattattgctgtttacagttaatctctatctataatagtattcaagataataaccaaaaactgcaaaatttccttaaaataaccatttcaggggcagcaacccaacaacaggttgtctgattcttctgaaaatttcagggcagttagatcttgacctgatcaacaatttgaccctatgtcagatttgctctaaatgctttggtttttgagttataagccaaaaactgcattttacccctatgttctatttttagccatggcggccatcttagttggtttgacaggtcacgccacacattttttaaactagataccccaaggatgattgtggccaagtttggtagaacttggtccagtagtttcagaggagaagatttttgtaaaagtttacggacgacggacgacggacgacggacgccaagtgatgagaaaagctaaaAAGACAGTAACTTTAGTTTACAAGCAGTGACAGACAACTCTTGGTGTTCCTGTACTGAGACTTATTCCTGTTCCTGAAACAGTTCATTTTGCTCTGATGTCAATAGACTATATTGAAGCGATGTCAAATTCTTTCAACAGAAAGAACTTAAAATTGGAAAGGACATAAGTGTATTTGTATCAAACTCTTTAAATTTGAGAATACATTTTCCACCAAATTGTACTTGCTTAAAATCAGGAAAGCaaaattttttaagaaaagcttttaaacatttgaaatttaattgttatAAGTGGTGAAATATCCTACTGCATGAAATTTGGTGGTTgaatctgtttctcttatgactttttttaaaacaatttatatacagatactgtaaattcagaaattattgcatgtatttattattgtgattttgtcatttttgactaaaatgtgattttaatttttgcgatattcagaaaaatcctgtttgtttttcatataaaatatttcaaaatgcgatttttaattataacaatgataaccctgtcgcatttttcgcaataataaaaaacttacaataatttctgaatttacagtaacacTTCTGTTCCAATgatatgtaaaaatatgttctttctatgttatgtcattAGGCAAGGTTGCCTTTTTTATGATGCCACAAaaggaaattcagaggaaagcaatAAAATTGGACCTGATAAAGAACTAAGtcttatagctgactgtgcggtatgggctttgctcattgttgaaggcagtacggtgacctatagttgttaatgtttgtgtcattttggtcttttgtagatatagttgtctcattggcaatcataccacatcttcttttttataagatcAAACAAACAGAACTTAAAATAGTCAATAGGTCAGAAAAAGGATAAATTGGGGAAAAATTAGAGAAAAGAGTCAATTCTCATCTACCGGTACATAGTAGACATGATATTAACTACTTACCATAAGTGCATGATACCAAAGTTTTTTTGGACTgtattttatgtgctttctcaGATGACAAATTTcctacaaaagaaaaaacatcTTCTATTTGCTAAAATATCATAATTCATGGTCAAAGCTATATATTCGTTTAATACAATATTCATGCATAAAAGATATCCTTAATGATGGGTGGCCTTATTAGGTAGATAAGGTTTATTTGGCTGGAATGTAATATAGAATTGGGAACAATACGGTTTTGGAGAAGATATTAAATATGGAAGATAAGAATTAAAATTACAGCATGGGTATTTAAAATGCGACCAACAATTATTGCTTCATATTGATGTATACACTCCATACTGCAGGgattaaagttaaattttggcaTGGAAGCCAACAGCTTAAATTTTGTAGCAAATATAcctatatatttctttacaaGAAAAGCAGACATTCGAGTAACCCATTTAAAATAAGGGGCTATTTACAAGTGAGCCACTGCTAATTTCAAACCCTGCATTACAAAGATATAACAAGTTATTAAGCCATATATAGTGTTTCAGTGTTCATCTTCAAACATCAGCAATCCCCCTGTTAAATAGTTAATCACTCAACCAAACAATAGAGATTGGTTTTTAACTGAATCACTTTATAACCAACCTTAGAAACCAATCATTTAACCAATCAAACGATGCGTTTCTAACTGAATCACCATGGGTCTTGGTAAAAAACAATACTTACGGCTGGTCTTTTAGGATCTCCAGGCTTTTGTGGTggataaacaatattattatagtCTAACCattctttttcttctttgagCTTAGGCCAACCTGTTTCTGGATCTGGCATAGATTCATTTTCATCATTTCTTGGAATACTGGTGTGGAACTGTCTACATCCTGATAGTTTGTGAGTAGATGGGTTGACCGTTGAACCACAGCAGACGACAGACTGCTTTATTGCAGAAGATGATTGATATAGTCTTGATCCTAAGCTTTCATTGGCTAGTAATCTTAAAAGAAAGAACAGAACAatcattaaaaacattaattcagtggttgtcgtttgatgatgtgttacatatttgtttttctttcattttttgcacataaataaggctgttagtcttctcgtttgaattgttttacatttgtcatttcagggccttttatagctgacttatatgcagtattggctttgctcactGTTGAAAGCAGtaaagtgacctatagttgttaatttctgtgtcatttggtctcttgtggagagttgtctcattgggtattataccacatcttcttttaaatattaacattgaCAAGTACATGTActggaaaaacaataaaatcttagtgaacataaataattaaaaccaGCTGTCTTTAAATTAAACCTACAATGTATGGCACGAGGTAAACCGTAAAATTACAGAAGTATAAGAACTGGGCAGACCTGTCAACTATACATATTTATGGGGATATCCATAATCAGGTGTTAACCAGAATTTTTGACCACACACTGCTGACTGGGGGACaggaaaatatttttggatAAATCAGGGTGTAGGACTACTCATGTTTTTCTGCAAGGAAAGGCTTATTTTGATACCAGGAAAAATTGTGTTGTTTGAAGCAGGATGTTGGAATACTCAGATAAGGCAGGTTACACTGTTTTATCAAAAGAACACCTAAAAACAGATATTCAAATGaattaaaagaatttttaaGAACATGTAATACTTTTTCAAACAATACAGTTATTGAGTAGTAGATTTAAAACACTTATGACAATATAAGAGGAGCATTAATAAGTTCCTTTTGCACTTAAAATACCCGTGGAGATTTCCAAAAGTTTGCAAGTTCAGCCTATCCCATGTCACACTTAGACCACAATGAGATCCACATATGTCAGATCAGTTTTGGGAACTAGGGTGGCGCCTACCATGTATACTttacttaccttgtttgtaatGACCCGTGCCTCAAAAGCCTACACAAATCTGTAAAATCAAAAGTAAGTTGACAGGATTTGAAaagataaacattttgataacattttaaaatatataatgattataaaatgtttatgggttatattttttttttcatacatttttttttcataaataacattgtcatttcctattatagctgactatgcagtatgggcgttgctcattgctgaaggccatacagtgacctatagttgttaatttctgtgtcattttgtcatttgtagagagttgtctcattggcaatcatatataCCACAACcaagtcttcttttttttatatgtacatgtatattcatgat
This Mytilus trossulus isolate FHL-02 chromosome 14, PNRI_Mtr1.1.1.hap1, whole genome shotgun sequence DNA region includes the following protein-coding sequences:
- the LOC134695963 gene encoding large ribosomal subunit protein uL22m-like, with the protein product MSLKNLCRLLRHGSLQTRLLANESLGSRLYQSSSAIKQSVVCCGSTVNPSTHKLSGCRQFHTSIPRNDENESMPDPETGWPKLKEEKEWLDYNNIVYPPQKPGDPKRPAEICHLRKHIKYSPKKLWYHALMIRGMSVDEAIKQLSFQKHKGAHIIKETIEECQEIAVKDHNVEFKSNLWVEDSFMKQSAIVKGFRIMGRGRGSRVRYRYVHYFLRLREGKPPKHYYPPPETGYEKMENYIKDQRKRRIFLAL